A genome region from Vanessa cardui chromosome 24, ilVanCard2.1, whole genome shotgun sequence includes the following:
- the LOC124540109 gene encoding protein SYS1 homolog, with protein sequence MSKIKKLTGSFRYTQWDPCLIISQIVAMQFVMYLTLSLLIALMQDLTSSTRTLDHLFEYHEIHVKDNEGRSIILAFVLNALVGAMILWTLVGRTKLCLDFSCTFYSIHLLFCWVYNGSFPTTFSWWALNIACAAITCVAGEFLCLRTELQAIPLSNIGAKVDL encoded by the exons ATGTCGAAAATCAAGAAGTTAACTGGCTCATTTCGCTATACACAGTGGGATCCTTGTCTGATTATTTCACAGATAGTGGCAATGCAGTTTGTAATGTATCTAACGCTCAGTCTATTGATAGCTTTAATGCAGGATCTGACTTCTTCTACTCGAACTTTAGACCATTTGTTCGAGTATCAT GAAATCCATGTGAAAGACAATGAAGGAAGATCAATTATATTGGCGTTCGTATTGAATGCACTGGTTGGTGCGATGATACTGTGGACCTTAGTGGGAAGGACTAAGTTGTGCTTGGACTTTAG ttgcACCTTCTACAGTATTCACTTACTGTTCTGCTGGGTGTACAACGGCAGCTTCCCCACTACATTCTCCTGGTGGGCTTTGAACATAGCCTGTGCAGCAATAACATGCGTTGCAGGAGAGTTTCTCTGTCTCCGGACAGAGCTTCAAGCGATACCGCTGAGCAATATTGGTGCTAAAGTTGATTTATGA